The genomic region ATGTGCTTTTCTGGGATAATCGACACGCATACGCTGTTTTTCACCGTCAACATTGATTTTAGGACGATCTTGAAAATTAAACTTATTATCCTCATTTTTCATTTGGAAGCACCTCCGTTATAAATAGGGATGACTGCTCACTTGGGTTTGAACGTGTGACAACATGTTGCAGAGGATGTGCGTGCATGATCATGGTGATCGGAGTCAAATGTCTCACCGGCAAATTCCTCATGCAGACGACGGGTGGCATGTTGGTCAATGTCAATCATGATGGCATCAGCTTGGCAGAAGTTGTTTTCTCCCCAGAAGTTGCAGTTGGAGACGCTGCATTTGACTATTGGTTTGTCTTGGCTCATTTTTTATCACCTCGACACTATTGTCTCCCCGCCACAAACCCGATATTCCCCGCACAAATGCCAGATGATGACATGATCACGCCTTGTCTGATTCTCACCTGAAGACACAAAAAAACCGCCACAAGGGCGGTTTCGTCCAATTTCATATTAAGGTTTAAACGTTCATTAAGCGTGATTACGTTGATTTTGCATACGGCGCTGAGTCAAGTAGTCACTTTCATAATATGCCAGATCATCGCGCAATTCTTCGTACGTTTTGGAAACCTCAAGAATGACATCCCGTACTGCACGGATTGGCTTGTCACGGAAACGAATGGCATCTTGTCCTGTGTAAGCGTATCTTCCATCTTCGGAATAACATTCATTTTTGGGATAGAAAAAGCTGTTTACGCATTGGTGATACGTATTATAAAGAGCCTTTTCGGCAAAATCGACA from Paenibacillus sp. FSL R5-0341 harbors:
- a CDS encoding DUF1540 domain-containing protein, translated to MSQDKPIVKCSVSNCNFWGENNFCQADAIMIDIDQHATRRLHEEFAGETFDSDHHDHARTSSATCCHTFKPK
- a CDS encoding YpuI family protein, with the translated sequence MSAANVQKTCESTREKLKPAIDRIEKFLNENALPELDQNQTEESTAFYKGFLSDLRHLLVFSEVSYEKLGVVLRRANFDVDFAEKALYNTYHQCVNSFFYPKNECYSEDGRYAYTGQDAIRFRDKPIRAVRDVILEVSKTYEELRDDLAYYESDYLTQRRMQNQRNHA